One Alligator mississippiensis isolate rAllMis1 chromosome 16, rAllMis1, whole genome shotgun sequence genomic region harbors:
- the GLB1L2 gene encoding beta-galactosidase-1-like protein 2 isoform X1, which translates to MWGCGGRRRRRLGAGLLLLLLAGLLLRRYYPCLLPVVSEACENAVQHRFNWSELIPPRLWGRNLGLQAESSEFLLEGMPFRIFGGSVHYFRVPKEYWQDRLIKMKACGLNTLTTYVPWNLHEPARGKFDFSGNLDLEAFLTMAADVGLWVILRPGPYICSEWDLGGLPSWLLQDPNMQLRTTYKGFTEAVDAYFDHLMARVVPHQYKKGGPIIALQVENEYGSYAKDHHYLTYIKMAMLNRGIVELLMTSDNKDGLSAGVVEGALATVNFQKLERDLLTYLDTIQKNKPKMVMEFWTGWFDSWGGPHNIFDADEMVITIGNVLKMGASINLYMFHGGTNFGFMNGAVHFEEYKPDITSYDYDAVLAEAGDYTSKYFKLRQLFSTVIGQPLPLPPLVANKASYGTVMLHQCISLWEALPSIAEPIKSEFPVNMENLQVNDGNGQSYGYVLYETVISGGGQLNSGDHIRDRAQVFVNTLFIGYLDYNTVELTIPEGQGFRQLRILVENCGRVNYGPLLNEQRKGLIGDVFLDKTPLRNFKIYSLEMKPSFIESLRSAAGWSAIPDYSVGPTFFRGRLTVQQLPQDTFLKLEGWEKGVVFVNGRNLGRYWKIGPQETLYLPATWLWPGNNEIVVFEEHTAGRIVQSVDTPFLGRTQYVD; encoded by the exons atgTGGGGctgcggcgggcggcggcggcgccggcTGGgcgcggggctgctgctgctgctgctggccggGCTGCTGCTGCGCAG GTAttacccctgcctgctgcctgttgTTTCAGaggcctgtgagaatgctgtgcaACACAG GTTTAACTGGAGCGAGCTGATCCCCCCACGGCTGTGGGGCCGGAACCTGGGCCTGCAGGCGGAGAGCTCGGAGTTCCTCCTGGAGGGCATGCCCTTTCGCATATTTGGGGGCTCTGTGCACTATTTCCGTGTCCCCAAGGAATACTGGCAAGACCGCCTCATCAAGATGAAGGCCTGCGGCTTGAACACCCTCACCAC GTATGTACCCTGGAACCTTCATGAGCCAGCCAGAGGGAagtttgacttcagtggaaacctGGATCTGGA GGCTTTCCTAACCATGGCAGCTGATGTTGGTCTGTGGGTGATTCTGCGTCCAGGACCGTATATCTGCTCTGAATGGGACCTTGGTGGCCTGCCCAG TTGGCTTCTGCAAGACCCCAACATGCAACTGAGGACAACCTACAAGGGCTTCACAGAGGCTGTGGATGCCTATTTTGACCACCTAATGGCCAGGGTGGTCCCTCATCAG TATAAGAAGGGGGGGCCCATCATTGCACTGCAGGTGGAGAATGAATATGGCTCCTACGCCAAAGACCATCACTACCTGACCTACATTAAAATG GCCATGCTAAACCGAGGAATCGTGGAACTGTTAATGACATCTGACAACAAGGATGGGCTTTCCGCTGGCGTTGTGGAAGGAG CTCTGGCCACTGTTAACTTCCAGAAACTTGAGCGTGACCTCCTGACCTACTTGGACACAATACAG aaaaataaGCCAAAGATGGTGATGGAGTTTTGGACTGGCTGGTTTGATAGCTGGGGAGGCCCTCATAATATCTTTGATGCAGATG AGATGGTGATTACTATAGGAAACGTCCTCAAAATGGGAGCATCTATCAACCTGTACATGTTCCACGGGGGCACCAACTTTGGCTTCATGAATGGTGCAGTGCACTTTGAGGAGTACAAGCCTGACATCACCAGCTACG ACTACGATGCAGTGCTTGCAGAGGCTGGAGACTACACATCTAAGTACTTCAAGCTCCGTCAACTCTTCAGCACCGTCATAG ggcagcctctgcccctccctccactggTTGCAAACAAGGCATCCTATGGCACAGTCATGCTGCACCAGTGTATCTCTCTGTGGGAGGCACTGCCATCTATCGCAGAG CCTATTAAATCAGAGTTCCCGGTGAACATGGAGAACCTGCAAGTGAATGATGGTAACGGGCAGTCCTATGGGTACGTGCTCTACGAGACCGTCATCTCTGGCGGGGGGCAGCTGAATTCGGGGGACCACATCCGGGACCGAGCCCAG GTGTTTGTTAACACTTTGTTTATTGGCTACCTTGATTACAACACAGTGGAGCTGACCATCCCTGAAGGACAG GGGTTCAGGCAGCTCAGGATCTTGGTAGAAAATTGTGGACGTGTCAATTATGGACCTTTGCTGAATGAGCAGCGGAAAG GCTTAATTGGTGACGTCTTCCTGGATAAAACCCCCTTGAGGAACTTCAAGATTTACAGTCTGGAGATGAAGCCCAGCTTCATAGAAAG CCTGCGAAGTGCTGCTGGCTGGAGCGCGATCCCGGATTACAGTGTGGGGCCCACGTTCTTCCGAGGGAGactgactgtgcagcagctgcctcaggACACTTTCTTGAAGCTTGAG ggctgggaaaaagGGGTCGTGTTTGTCAACGGGCGGAACCTGGGACGCTACTGGAAAATTGGACCTCAGGAAACGCTGTACCTTCCCGCGACGTGGCTATGGCCAGGGAACAATGAG ATTGTCGTGTTTGAAGAGCACACAGCGGGCCGCATTGTGCAGTCTGTAGACACGCCTTTCCTCGGAAGGACCCAGTACGTGGACTGA
- the GLB1L2 gene encoding beta-galactosidase-1-like protein 2 isoform X2, which produces MWGCGGRRRRRLGAGLLLLLLAGLLLRRFNWSELIPPRLWGRNLGLQAESSEFLLEGMPFRIFGGSVHYFRVPKEYWQDRLIKMKACGLNTLTTYVPWNLHEPARGKFDFSGNLDLEAFLTMAADVGLWVILRPGPYICSEWDLGGLPSWLLQDPNMQLRTTYKGFTEAVDAYFDHLMARVVPHQYKKGGPIIALQVENEYGSYAKDHHYLTYIKMAMLNRGIVELLMTSDNKDGLSAGVVEGALATVNFQKLERDLLTYLDTIQKNKPKMVMEFWTGWFDSWGGPHNIFDADEMVITIGNVLKMGASINLYMFHGGTNFGFMNGAVHFEEYKPDITSYDYDAVLAEAGDYTSKYFKLRQLFSTVIGQPLPLPPLVANKASYGTVMLHQCISLWEALPSIAEPIKSEFPVNMENLQVNDGNGQSYGYVLYETVISGGGQLNSGDHIRDRAQVFVNTLFIGYLDYNTVELTIPEGQGFRQLRILVENCGRVNYGPLLNEQRKGLIGDVFLDKTPLRNFKIYSLEMKPSFIESLRSAAGWSAIPDYSVGPTFFRGRLTVQQLPQDTFLKLEGWEKGVVFVNGRNLGRYWKIGPQETLYLPATWLWPGNNEIVVFEEHTAGRIVQSVDTPFLGRTQYVD; this is translated from the exons atgTGGGGctgcggcgggcggcggcggcgccggcTGGgcgcggggctgctgctgctgctgctggccggGCTGCTGCTGCGCAG GTTTAACTGGAGCGAGCTGATCCCCCCACGGCTGTGGGGCCGGAACCTGGGCCTGCAGGCGGAGAGCTCGGAGTTCCTCCTGGAGGGCATGCCCTTTCGCATATTTGGGGGCTCTGTGCACTATTTCCGTGTCCCCAAGGAATACTGGCAAGACCGCCTCATCAAGATGAAGGCCTGCGGCTTGAACACCCTCACCAC GTATGTACCCTGGAACCTTCATGAGCCAGCCAGAGGGAagtttgacttcagtggaaacctGGATCTGGA GGCTTTCCTAACCATGGCAGCTGATGTTGGTCTGTGGGTGATTCTGCGTCCAGGACCGTATATCTGCTCTGAATGGGACCTTGGTGGCCTGCCCAG TTGGCTTCTGCAAGACCCCAACATGCAACTGAGGACAACCTACAAGGGCTTCACAGAGGCTGTGGATGCCTATTTTGACCACCTAATGGCCAGGGTGGTCCCTCATCAG TATAAGAAGGGGGGGCCCATCATTGCACTGCAGGTGGAGAATGAATATGGCTCCTACGCCAAAGACCATCACTACCTGACCTACATTAAAATG GCCATGCTAAACCGAGGAATCGTGGAACTGTTAATGACATCTGACAACAAGGATGGGCTTTCCGCTGGCGTTGTGGAAGGAG CTCTGGCCACTGTTAACTTCCAGAAACTTGAGCGTGACCTCCTGACCTACTTGGACACAATACAG aaaaataaGCCAAAGATGGTGATGGAGTTTTGGACTGGCTGGTTTGATAGCTGGGGAGGCCCTCATAATATCTTTGATGCAGATG AGATGGTGATTACTATAGGAAACGTCCTCAAAATGGGAGCATCTATCAACCTGTACATGTTCCACGGGGGCACCAACTTTGGCTTCATGAATGGTGCAGTGCACTTTGAGGAGTACAAGCCTGACATCACCAGCTACG ACTACGATGCAGTGCTTGCAGAGGCTGGAGACTACACATCTAAGTACTTCAAGCTCCGTCAACTCTTCAGCACCGTCATAG ggcagcctctgcccctccctccactggTTGCAAACAAGGCATCCTATGGCACAGTCATGCTGCACCAGTGTATCTCTCTGTGGGAGGCACTGCCATCTATCGCAGAG CCTATTAAATCAGAGTTCCCGGTGAACATGGAGAACCTGCAAGTGAATGATGGTAACGGGCAGTCCTATGGGTACGTGCTCTACGAGACCGTCATCTCTGGCGGGGGGCAGCTGAATTCGGGGGACCACATCCGGGACCGAGCCCAG GTGTTTGTTAACACTTTGTTTATTGGCTACCTTGATTACAACACAGTGGAGCTGACCATCCCTGAAGGACAG GGGTTCAGGCAGCTCAGGATCTTGGTAGAAAATTGTGGACGTGTCAATTATGGACCTTTGCTGAATGAGCAGCGGAAAG GCTTAATTGGTGACGTCTTCCTGGATAAAACCCCCTTGAGGAACTTCAAGATTTACAGTCTGGAGATGAAGCCCAGCTTCATAGAAAG CCTGCGAAGTGCTGCTGGCTGGAGCGCGATCCCGGATTACAGTGTGGGGCCCACGTTCTTCCGAGGGAGactgactgtgcagcagctgcctcaggACACTTTCTTGAAGCTTGAG ggctgggaaaaagGGGTCGTGTTTGTCAACGGGCGGAACCTGGGACGCTACTGGAAAATTGGACCTCAGGAAACGCTGTACCTTCCCGCGACGTGGCTATGGCCAGGGAACAATGAG ATTGTCGTGTTTGAAGAGCACACAGCGGGCCGCATTGTGCAGTCTGTAGACACGCCTTTCCTCGGAAGGACCCAGTACGTGGACTGA
- the GLB1L2 gene encoding beta-galactosidase-1-like protein 2 isoform X3: protein MELQLQRYYPCLLPVVSEACENAVQHRFNWSELIPPRLWGRNLGLQAESSEFLLEGMPFRIFGGSVHYFRVPKEYWQDRLIKMKACGLNTLTTYVPWNLHEPARGKFDFSGNLDLEAFLTMAADVGLWVILRPGPYICSEWDLGGLPSWLLQDPNMQLRTTYKGFTEAVDAYFDHLMARVVPHQYKKGGPIIALQVENEYGSYAKDHHYLTYIKMAMLNRGIVELLMTSDNKDGLSAGVVEGALATVNFQKLERDLLTYLDTIQKNKPKMVMEFWTGWFDSWGGPHNIFDADEMVITIGNVLKMGASINLYMFHGGTNFGFMNGAVHFEEYKPDITSYDYDAVLAEAGDYTSKYFKLRQLFSTVIGQPLPLPPLVANKASYGTVMLHQCISLWEALPSIAEPIKSEFPVNMENLQVNDGNGQSYGYVLYETVISGGGQLNSGDHIRDRAQVFVNTLFIGYLDYNTVELTIPEGQGFRQLRILVENCGRVNYGPLLNEQRKGLIGDVFLDKTPLRNFKIYSLEMKPSFIESLRSAAGWSAIPDYSVGPTFFRGRLTVQQLPQDTFLKLEGWEKGVVFVNGRNLGRYWKIGPQETLYLPATWLWPGNNEIVVFEEHTAGRIVQSVDTPFLGRTQYVD from the exons ATGGAGTTGCAGCTCCAGAG GTAttacccctgcctgctgcctgttgTTTCAGaggcctgtgagaatgctgtgcaACACAG GTTTAACTGGAGCGAGCTGATCCCCCCACGGCTGTGGGGCCGGAACCTGGGCCTGCAGGCGGAGAGCTCGGAGTTCCTCCTGGAGGGCATGCCCTTTCGCATATTTGGGGGCTCTGTGCACTATTTCCGTGTCCCCAAGGAATACTGGCAAGACCGCCTCATCAAGATGAAGGCCTGCGGCTTGAACACCCTCACCAC GTATGTACCCTGGAACCTTCATGAGCCAGCCAGAGGGAagtttgacttcagtggaaacctGGATCTGGA GGCTTTCCTAACCATGGCAGCTGATGTTGGTCTGTGGGTGATTCTGCGTCCAGGACCGTATATCTGCTCTGAATGGGACCTTGGTGGCCTGCCCAG TTGGCTTCTGCAAGACCCCAACATGCAACTGAGGACAACCTACAAGGGCTTCACAGAGGCTGTGGATGCCTATTTTGACCACCTAATGGCCAGGGTGGTCCCTCATCAG TATAAGAAGGGGGGGCCCATCATTGCACTGCAGGTGGAGAATGAATATGGCTCCTACGCCAAAGACCATCACTACCTGACCTACATTAAAATG GCCATGCTAAACCGAGGAATCGTGGAACTGTTAATGACATCTGACAACAAGGATGGGCTTTCCGCTGGCGTTGTGGAAGGAG CTCTGGCCACTGTTAACTTCCAGAAACTTGAGCGTGACCTCCTGACCTACTTGGACACAATACAG aaaaataaGCCAAAGATGGTGATGGAGTTTTGGACTGGCTGGTTTGATAGCTGGGGAGGCCCTCATAATATCTTTGATGCAGATG AGATGGTGATTACTATAGGAAACGTCCTCAAAATGGGAGCATCTATCAACCTGTACATGTTCCACGGGGGCACCAACTTTGGCTTCATGAATGGTGCAGTGCACTTTGAGGAGTACAAGCCTGACATCACCAGCTACG ACTACGATGCAGTGCTTGCAGAGGCTGGAGACTACACATCTAAGTACTTCAAGCTCCGTCAACTCTTCAGCACCGTCATAG ggcagcctctgcccctccctccactggTTGCAAACAAGGCATCCTATGGCACAGTCATGCTGCACCAGTGTATCTCTCTGTGGGAGGCACTGCCATCTATCGCAGAG CCTATTAAATCAGAGTTCCCGGTGAACATGGAGAACCTGCAAGTGAATGATGGTAACGGGCAGTCCTATGGGTACGTGCTCTACGAGACCGTCATCTCTGGCGGGGGGCAGCTGAATTCGGGGGACCACATCCGGGACCGAGCCCAG GTGTTTGTTAACACTTTGTTTATTGGCTACCTTGATTACAACACAGTGGAGCTGACCATCCCTGAAGGACAG GGGTTCAGGCAGCTCAGGATCTTGGTAGAAAATTGTGGACGTGTCAATTATGGACCTTTGCTGAATGAGCAGCGGAAAG GCTTAATTGGTGACGTCTTCCTGGATAAAACCCCCTTGAGGAACTTCAAGATTTACAGTCTGGAGATGAAGCCCAGCTTCATAGAAAG CCTGCGAAGTGCTGCTGGCTGGAGCGCGATCCCGGATTACAGTGTGGGGCCCACGTTCTTCCGAGGGAGactgactgtgcagcagctgcctcaggACACTTTCTTGAAGCTTGAG ggctgggaaaaagGGGTCGTGTTTGTCAACGGGCGGAACCTGGGACGCTACTGGAAAATTGGACCTCAGGAAACGCTGTACCTTCCCGCGACGTGGCTATGGCCAGGGAACAATGAG ATTGTCGTGTTTGAAGAGCACACAGCGGGCCGCATTGTGCAGTCTGTAGACACGCCTTTCCTCGGAAGGACCCAGTACGTGGACTGA
- the GLB1L2 gene encoding beta-galactosidase-1-like protein 2 isoform X4: protein MELQLQRFNWSELIPPRLWGRNLGLQAESSEFLLEGMPFRIFGGSVHYFRVPKEYWQDRLIKMKACGLNTLTTYVPWNLHEPARGKFDFSGNLDLEAFLTMAADVGLWVILRPGPYICSEWDLGGLPSWLLQDPNMQLRTTYKGFTEAVDAYFDHLMARVVPHQYKKGGPIIALQVENEYGSYAKDHHYLTYIKMAMLNRGIVELLMTSDNKDGLSAGVVEGALATVNFQKLERDLLTYLDTIQKNKPKMVMEFWTGWFDSWGGPHNIFDADEMVITIGNVLKMGASINLYMFHGGTNFGFMNGAVHFEEYKPDITSYDYDAVLAEAGDYTSKYFKLRQLFSTVIGQPLPLPPLVANKASYGTVMLHQCISLWEALPSIAEPIKSEFPVNMENLQVNDGNGQSYGYVLYETVISGGGQLNSGDHIRDRAQVFVNTLFIGYLDYNTVELTIPEGQGFRQLRILVENCGRVNYGPLLNEQRKGLIGDVFLDKTPLRNFKIYSLEMKPSFIESLRSAAGWSAIPDYSVGPTFFRGRLTVQQLPQDTFLKLEGWEKGVVFVNGRNLGRYWKIGPQETLYLPATWLWPGNNEIVVFEEHTAGRIVQSVDTPFLGRTQYVD, encoded by the exons ATGGAGTTGCAGCTCCAGAG GTTTAACTGGAGCGAGCTGATCCCCCCACGGCTGTGGGGCCGGAACCTGGGCCTGCAGGCGGAGAGCTCGGAGTTCCTCCTGGAGGGCATGCCCTTTCGCATATTTGGGGGCTCTGTGCACTATTTCCGTGTCCCCAAGGAATACTGGCAAGACCGCCTCATCAAGATGAAGGCCTGCGGCTTGAACACCCTCACCAC GTATGTACCCTGGAACCTTCATGAGCCAGCCAGAGGGAagtttgacttcagtggaaacctGGATCTGGA GGCTTTCCTAACCATGGCAGCTGATGTTGGTCTGTGGGTGATTCTGCGTCCAGGACCGTATATCTGCTCTGAATGGGACCTTGGTGGCCTGCCCAG TTGGCTTCTGCAAGACCCCAACATGCAACTGAGGACAACCTACAAGGGCTTCACAGAGGCTGTGGATGCCTATTTTGACCACCTAATGGCCAGGGTGGTCCCTCATCAG TATAAGAAGGGGGGGCCCATCATTGCACTGCAGGTGGAGAATGAATATGGCTCCTACGCCAAAGACCATCACTACCTGACCTACATTAAAATG GCCATGCTAAACCGAGGAATCGTGGAACTGTTAATGACATCTGACAACAAGGATGGGCTTTCCGCTGGCGTTGTGGAAGGAG CTCTGGCCACTGTTAACTTCCAGAAACTTGAGCGTGACCTCCTGACCTACTTGGACACAATACAG aaaaataaGCCAAAGATGGTGATGGAGTTTTGGACTGGCTGGTTTGATAGCTGGGGAGGCCCTCATAATATCTTTGATGCAGATG AGATGGTGATTACTATAGGAAACGTCCTCAAAATGGGAGCATCTATCAACCTGTACATGTTCCACGGGGGCACCAACTTTGGCTTCATGAATGGTGCAGTGCACTTTGAGGAGTACAAGCCTGACATCACCAGCTACG ACTACGATGCAGTGCTTGCAGAGGCTGGAGACTACACATCTAAGTACTTCAAGCTCCGTCAACTCTTCAGCACCGTCATAG ggcagcctctgcccctccctccactggTTGCAAACAAGGCATCCTATGGCACAGTCATGCTGCACCAGTGTATCTCTCTGTGGGAGGCACTGCCATCTATCGCAGAG CCTATTAAATCAGAGTTCCCGGTGAACATGGAGAACCTGCAAGTGAATGATGGTAACGGGCAGTCCTATGGGTACGTGCTCTACGAGACCGTCATCTCTGGCGGGGGGCAGCTGAATTCGGGGGACCACATCCGGGACCGAGCCCAG GTGTTTGTTAACACTTTGTTTATTGGCTACCTTGATTACAACACAGTGGAGCTGACCATCCCTGAAGGACAG GGGTTCAGGCAGCTCAGGATCTTGGTAGAAAATTGTGGACGTGTCAATTATGGACCTTTGCTGAATGAGCAGCGGAAAG GCTTAATTGGTGACGTCTTCCTGGATAAAACCCCCTTGAGGAACTTCAAGATTTACAGTCTGGAGATGAAGCCCAGCTTCATAGAAAG CCTGCGAAGTGCTGCTGGCTGGAGCGCGATCCCGGATTACAGTGTGGGGCCCACGTTCTTCCGAGGGAGactgactgtgcagcagctgcctcaggACACTTTCTTGAAGCTTGAG ggctgggaaaaagGGGTCGTGTTTGTCAACGGGCGGAACCTGGGACGCTACTGGAAAATTGGACCTCAGGAAACGCTGTACCTTCCCGCGACGTGGCTATGGCCAGGGAACAATGAG ATTGTCGTGTTTGAAGAGCACACAGCGGGCCGCATTGTGCAGTCTGTAGACACGCCTTTCCTCGGAAGGACCCAGTACGTGGACTGA